The following are encoded in a window of Heterodontus francisci isolate sHetFra1 chromosome 2, sHetFra1.hap1, whole genome shotgun sequence genomic DNA:
- the LOC137347499 gene encoding shugoshin 1-like isoform X2 yields MLSAPQLKRAEHSYPIWRAHSLHQKRYPEVRTSCLKTMTIFISSKLQSAYFLRHDKWRKIISRPRMSAPGQQSTFNQRQDSANLLAPLDDASIEGLDIVPKGVSVRRRSGRKSPFFYDQIGAFDFFNTSENYSEVSWASEDQKFDINFKAFENVPNSLNSNQGTDTGSTELDQVQMANDWDPERVKTKFKSNVRNTEVVNSKDAEGIKPISEKGKDVQLEVEQRGRGGKVNEGNKSMPLKKHLEPARSRTTSKNRDRSQSKRSTAKERKKSLDCSDTYNFDYEESIHLTPFRRKDEPSVGENIDDTKSTIDTESNSDDLDDSLYVPPADKRRRKSLGYRPAKNEGPTVLPTRPRSSRRTVILQKKVPHKKGPESGDEEETTQNETAACLLKTPEYDKTNECEHSKTTAKDIQLQIESGNEPENISTIKRKNINNFQNSEENSTVKYLRPVLKGCVLLQQEHNEENAGRNTAIKNENFKATGKNFGPRFSLSDVTNYSSQPAENKEKKMSCPALFEKMNKISPIAVSKRRCTMTINYKEPSLVAKLRRGDRYTDTQFLCSPIFKQKKNNASRRKSGKKPSPLNRYNEAFVGCR; encoded by the exons ATGTTGAGTGCACCACAACTGAAGAGAGCAGAACACTCCTATCCAATATGGAGGGCACACAGCCTGCATCAAAAAAGATATCCAGAG GTTAGAACCTCCTGCTTGAAAACAATGACTATTTTTATAAGTAGTAAACTACAATCAGCATACTTTCTACGTCATGACAAATGGAGGAAAATTATTAGTAGACCAAGGATGTCAGCTCCAG GGCAACAATCTACATTTAATCAAAGACAAGACTCTGCCAATTTATTAGCTCCATTGGATGATGCGTCTATTGAGGGATTGGATATAGTGccaaaaggggtttcagttaggCGACGATCTGGGAGGAAAAGCCCCTTTTTCTATGATCAAATTGGTGCCTTTGATTTTTTCAACACTTCTGAAAATTATTCAGAGGTATCTTGGGCAAGTGAAGATCAAAAGTTTGACATAAATTTCAAAGCTTTTGAAAATGTGCCTAATTCTCTGAATTCTAATCAAGGAACTGATACAGGAAGCACTGAGCTAGATCAGGTGCAAATGGCAAACGATTGGGATCCTGAGAGAGTCAAAACAAAGTTCAAAAGCAATGTGAGGAACACTGAAGTTGTAAATTCAAAAGATGCAGAGGGGATAAAGCCAATTTCAGAAAAAGGAAAGGATGTTCAATTGGAAGTAGAGCAAAGGGGAAGAGGAGGAAAGGTCAATGAAGGAAATAAAAGCATGCCATTAAAGAAACATTTGGAGCCTGCAAGATCTCGAACCACATCAAAGAATAGAGATCGAAGTCAAAGCAAAAGAAGCACTGCCAAAGAAAGAAAAAAGTCTCTTGATTGCAGTGATACTTACAATTTTGATTATGAAGAAAGCATTCATCTCACACCTTTCCGTAGGAAGGATGAACCAAGTGTAGGTGAGAATATAGACGATACTAAAAGCACTATTGATACAGAGAGTAATTCAGATGATTTGGATGATAGTCTTTATGTACCTCCTGCTGATAAAAGACGTAGGAAATCATTGGGCTATCGTCCAGCTAAAAATGAAGGTCCAACAGTCTTACCAACCAGACCAAGGTCAAGCAGAAGAACGGTAATTCTCCAAAAAAAGGTGCCTCACAAGAAAGGACCTGAAAGTGGTGATGAAGAGGAGACGACTCAAAATGAAACGGCAGCTTGCTTGTTGAAAACACCAGAGTACG ATAAAACCAATGAATGTGAACATTCAAAAACGACTGCAAAAGATATCCAGCTACAAATTGAGTCAGGCAATGAACCAGAAAACATTTCTACTATCAAACGTAAAAACATAAATAATTTTCAAAATTCTGAAGAGAACAGCACTGTTAAATATCTCAGACCAGTACTGAAAGGATGCGTGCTACTGCAGCAAGAACACAATGAAGAAAATGCAGGAAGGAATACAGCAATAAAGAATGAAAACTTCAAAGCAACAG GGAAAAACTTTGGACCTCGCTTCAGTCTGAGTGATGTCACCAATTATTCATCACAACCCGCTGAAAACAAGGAAAAGAAGATGTCCTGCCCCGCTTTGTTTGAAAAAATGAACAAGATTTCTCCGATTGCTGTTAGTAAACGCAGATGCACCATGACAATAAATTACAAGGAACCCAGTCTTGTTGC GAAATTACGGAGAGGAGacagatacactgatacacaattttTGTGTTCGCCGATATTCAAACAGAAAAAGAACAATGCTTCTCGACGTAAATCTGGGAAAAAGCCATCTCCACTTAATAGATATAATGAGGCATTTGTTGGCTGCCGATAA